In a genomic window of Gloeocapsopsis dulcis:
- the hepA gene encoding heterocyst formation ABC transporter subunit HepA: MIKSLHFKPTLLSYRLLQATSFWKNNYLILREFKHFPAIAIAAILFSLLAAVFEGITIGLISLFLSNFADPDNLTNIQTRIFWFDTLFLGETLSPLSRLYRVTALIFLAVWLRSSFVYLGNYYTSLSEINLTYRLRKQVFEQLQSLSLSFFAKKRFGELLNSLHNEINQIRSAFNIASIFISKGFTLIVYIVSMFWLSWQLTTASLLMFILLAIGLATLRKQVREASFESVRASQKFTSVSAEFISGIRTVKAFSSQNYERKRFYNAVDELFKANNKAKAAASLVQPLTEGVSTTILLIILAVAVTFSLSNKNLQFASILTFIFILLRLAPIVSYLNGAWAKLASFQGSLTSVKDLLRTDNKIYQKDGHIQFSGIKQAIEFRAVDFGYSTQNLVLHNITLVIKKGQTTALIGASGAGKSTLADLIPRFYDPTRGKVLIDGIDLRKFNMNSLRHKMAIVSQDTFIFNTSVRENITYGTENVDEAAVWEVARLANALEFILKLPEGFDTQLGDRGILLSGGQRQRIAIARALLRNPEILILDEATSALDSVSERLIQESLEKLSVGRTVIAIAHRLSTIVKADTVVVLEQGRIVEQGSYQELLEKRGKLWKYHQIQHEFNKAQVD; the protein is encoded by the coding sequence TTGATTAAATCTCTACACTTTAAACCAACATTGTTGAGCTACAGGCTCCTGCAAGCTACGAGTTTTTGGAAAAATAATTATCTAATTCTCCGAGAATTTAAACACTTTCCTGCTATCGCGATCGCTGCAATTTTATTTTCTTTGCTTGCAGCAGTCTTTGAAGGAATCACAATTGGTCTCATTTCACTCTTTCTCTCAAATTTTGCCGATCCAGATAATCTTACTAATATTCAAACAAGAATTTTTTGGTTCGATACTTTGTTTTTAGGCGAAACTTTATCACCATTAAGTAGACTATATCGAGTAACTGCTTTAATTTTCCTTGCTGTATGGTTGCGTTCTAGCTTTGTTTATTTAGGAAATTATTACACTAGTCTTTCTGAGATCAACTTAACCTACCGCTTACGTAAACAAGTATTTGAACAGTTACAAAGTCTTAGTCTGAGTTTTTTTGCTAAAAAGCGCTTTGGAGAATTACTAAATAGTCTTCATAATGAGATCAACCAGATTCGGTCAGCATTTAATATAGCCTCTATCTTTATTTCTAAAGGATTTACTTTAATTGTCTATATAGTATCTATGTTTTGGTTGTCTTGGCAACTAACCACCGCTTCACTATTAATGTTTATTTTATTAGCTATAGGTTTAGCAACACTGCGAAAACAGGTAAGAGAAGCTAGTTTTGAGAGTGTCAGAGCATCGCAAAAATTTACGTCAGTCTCAGCCGAATTTATCAGTGGAATACGCACTGTTAAAGCATTTTCATCACAAAATTATGAGCGTAAGCGATTTTATAATGCTGTTGATGAATTATTTAAAGCAAACAATAAAGCCAAAGCTGCTGCCTCATTAGTGCAACCTTTAACGGAGGGAGTTTCCACTACTATATTATTGATTATCTTAGCTGTAGCAGTTACGTTTTCTTTGTCAAATAAAAATCTTCAATTTGCATCAATATTAACCTTTATTTTTATCTTATTGCGCTTAGCACCAATTGTCTCTTATTTAAACGGAGCTTGGGCAAAACTTGCAAGTTTTCAGGGTTCTCTAACCAGTGTTAAAGATCTTCTGCGAACTGATAATAAAATCTACCAAAAAGACGGTCATATTCAGTTTTCTGGAATCAAGCAAGCTATTGAATTTAGGGCAGTTGATTTTGGTTATAGTACTCAGAATTTGGTTTTACATAACATTACACTAGTAATCAAAAAAGGACAAACAACTGCGCTCATTGGTGCTTCCGGTGCAGGTAAAAGCACGTTAGCAGATCTAATTCCTCGCTTTTACGATCCGACACGCGGTAAAGTTTTGATCGATGGTATTGATTTGCGGAAATTTAACATGAATTCACTGCGCCACAAGATGGCCATAGTGAGTCAAGATACATTTATTTTTAATACTTCTGTACGGGAAAATATTACGTACGGTACAGAAAACGTAGATGAAGCAGCTGTTTGGGAAGTAGCACGACTTGCAAATGCCTTAGAATTTATTCTCAAGCTACCTGAAGGTTTTGACACTCAGTTAGGCGATCGCGGAATACTACTATCTGGAGGTCAGCGACAACGAATTGCGATCGCGCGTGCTTTGTTGCGTAACCCAGAAATTCTTATTCTTGACGAAGCAACAAGTGCGTTAGATTCGGTTTCAGAAAGATTAATTCAGGAGTCACTAGAGAAACTCTCCGTTGGTCGTACTGTAATTGCGATCGCCCATCGTCTCTCTACTATTGTCAAAGCAGATACTGTAGTAGTACTTGAGCAAGGAAGGATTGTCGAACAAGGAAGCTACCAAGAACTTTTAGAAAAGAGAGGTAAGTTGTGGAAATATCACCAGATCCAGCACGAGTTTAATAAGGCACAAGTTGATTAA
- a CDS encoding glycosyltransferase family 2 protein — MKKVSVVIPIYQVEKYIAKTIESVLTQTYQNFEILVVDDGSRDRSREICQQFADARVKILCQENGGPSKALNTGICYAQGEYLAFLDGDDLWLPEKLAKHIAHLESSLDVGVSFSRSAFINETGQLLGSYQMPKLKDITISDLLCSNPLGNGSSAVFRRETLEAIKFQDNVSNSSENYYFEERNRASQDNEIILRIGLLTSWKIEGIPEVLTLYRVKPGGISANFFRTIEVWDEVLARSRCLAPEIIAKWEDKSKAYQLRITARTAVRMQSGAVAVKLLNKSLLTYWRILIEEPQRTLLTCIAAYSLWLLPLPLNRLIEKLAQQMIGVPQCRRFQEYPGN; from the coding sequence ATGAAAAAAGTATCAGTAGTTATTCCAATTTATCAAGTAGAAAAATATATAGCAAAAACAATAGAGTCTGTTCTCACACAAACTTATCAAAATTTTGAAATTCTCGTTGTTGATGATGGATCGCGCGATCGCAGTCGAGAGATTTGTCAGCAGTTCGCAGATGCACGAGTTAAAATCCTTTGTCAAGAAAATGGCGGACCATCTAAAGCACTCAATACTGGTATTTGTTATGCCCAAGGAGAGTATCTAGCTTTTCTAGACGGCGATGATCTGTGGCTACCAGAAAAACTTGCTAAGCACATTGCTCACTTAGAAAGCTCTTTAGATGTTGGAGTAAGCTTCAGTCGTTCAGCTTTCATTAATGAAACTGGGCAACTTTTAGGTAGCTATCAAATGCCAAAACTCAAGGATATTACGATATCTGACTTACTGTGCAGTAATCCCCTTGGCAATGGCTCATCCGCAGTGTTCCGCCGCGAAACCCTAGAAGCAATTAAATTTCAAGATAATGTCTCTAATTCCTCAGAAAACTATTATTTCGAGGAGCGTAACCGCGCATCGCAAGATAATGAAATTATACTGAGGATTGGACTTTTAACCTCTTGGAAAATTGAAGGAATACCTGAAGTGCTTACCCTCTATCGAGTGAAACCTGGGGGAATTTCTGCTAATTTTTTCAGAACCATTGAGGTTTGGGATGAAGTTCTGGCGCGATCGCGCTGTCTAGCGCCAGAAATAATCGCTAAATGGGAAGACAAATCCAAAGCGTATCAACTAAGAATAACCGCACGTACTGCAGTACGTATGCAATCAGGTGCTGTAGCTGTGAAACTATTAAACAAATCCTTGTTAACTTACTGGCGCATACTAATTGAAGAGCCGCAACGTACCCTCTTAACCTGTATAGCTGCATATTCACTTTGGCTGCTACCTTTACCATTAAATCGCTTAATTGAAAAGCTGGCACAGCAAATGATCGGCGTTCCTCAATGCCGTAGATTTCAGGAATATCCAGGTAATTAG
- a CDS encoding glycosyltransferase — protein MIFVTVGTEQFPFNRLMTWIQVLIKRGFIAEEVVVQYGSSTNIPTGVNSYSVLPPEQFHSVIKQARIVIGHCGEGTILLLAATAKPYILVPRSQKYKEHIDNHQVELAEALAQLDVPIAWSPGDLVRFLALPRLVPTTLISATSVCQQLHNRFK, from the coding sequence ATGATTTTCGTTACTGTTGGTACTGAACAGTTCCCCTTTAATCGACTAATGACATGGATTCAAGTCTTAATTAAGCGTGGCTTTATTGCTGAAGAAGTTGTAGTTCAATACGGTAGCTCTACTAATATTCCTACTGGAGTTAACTCTTATTCTGTACTTCCACCAGAACAGTTTCATTCAGTCATTAAACAAGCCCGCATAGTTATAGGACATTGTGGAGAAGGTACTATTCTTCTCTTAGCAGCTACTGCTAAGCCTTATATCTTAGTACCTCGGAGCCAAAAGTATAAAGAACACATTGATAATCATCAAGTTGAACTAGCAGAAGCTCTTGCTCAATTAGATGTTCCTATTGCTTGGTCTCCAGGTGATTTAGTAAGATTTTTAGCTTTGCCACGACTAGTTCCTACAACGCTCATTTCGGCTACAAGTGTTTGTCAGCAGCTACATAACCGCTTTAAATAA
- a CDS encoding sugar transferase: MVLEMPCASKNLKITVLNKVPLIQLPINLNLVESLDLEETSQYLLLQKPECIILDFSQTTFIDSSGIGVLIQFLKKTEKQGVNVIVWSISSRIKGVLVNAGIEPLLIFDETDAISLINNEKINNQHAKVHLSVNSRIKRAIDIIGSLIGLGLTSLLFIPIAIAIKLDSPGPVFFSQIRCGLLGKRFRIWKFRSMVVNAEALKEQVDNQVKGPFFKSKSDPRITQFGSFLRRTSLDELPQFWNVLKGDMSLVGTRPPTCDEVEQYILQMWQRLNVKPGITGQWQTNGRSEICDFNKVLELDLDYQRNWSIPYDIKLIIKTILIVLQEKSNAL, encoded by the coding sequence ATGGTTTTAGAAATGCCTTGTGCAAGTAAAAATTTAAAGATCACAGTTTTAAATAAAGTTCCTTTAATTCAACTACCTATTAACTTGAATTTGGTTGAATCTCTAGATTTAGAAGAAACTTCACAATACCTTTTACTACAAAAGCCAGAATGCATAATTCTTGATTTTAGCCAGACTACCTTTATTGATAGTAGCGGTATAGGAGTACTGATTCAGTTTTTAAAGAAAACTGAAAAACAAGGTGTTAATGTAATAGTTTGGAGTATTAGTTCGCGTATTAAAGGAGTATTAGTTAATGCTGGAATTGAACCATTATTGATTTTTGATGAGACGGATGCTATTTCTTTAATCAATAATGAGAAAATAAACAATCAGCATGCAAAAGTGCATTTATCAGTTAATTCTAGAATTAAAAGAGCCATAGATATTATAGGATCATTAATCGGTTTAGGACTGACATCACTTCTATTTATACCTATTGCTATTGCAATTAAACTCGATAGTCCTGGTCCAGTTTTTTTTAGTCAAATACGCTGTGGTTTGCTAGGAAAACGCTTTCGGATATGGAAATTTCGTTCGATGGTTGTCAATGCTGAAGCATTGAAGGAGCAAGTTGATAATCAAGTAAAAGGACCATTCTTTAAAAGTAAAAGCGATCCACGGATTACGCAATTTGGTTCTTTTTTGAGGCGAACAAGCTTAGATGAGCTACCTCAGTTTTGGAATGTTCTTAAAGGAGATATGAGTTTAGTAGGAACTCGACCTCCTACCTGTGACGAAGTTGAGCAGTATATTCTGCAGATGTGGCAGCGGCTTAACGTTAAACCAGGTATTACTGGTCAATGGCAAACCAATGGTCGTTCAGAAATTTGTGATTTTAATAAGGTATTAGAACTAGATTTAGATTATCAAAGAAATTGGAGTATTCCATACGATATTAAGCTAATTATCAAGACAATATTGATTGTTCTTCAAGAGAAAAGCAACGCGCTATAA
- a CDS encoding glycosyltransferase family 2 protein: MPKISIIVPVYNGEKTILATIESIQKQTFFHFELIVIDDGSTDCTLELLAQICEPRMKVISYENGGLPVARNRGIANAIGEFITFIDADDLWTSDKLELQLAALQQHPEADVVYSWTLFLNEAGTSFHQSEPIYFQGNILPQLLLKNFIASGSNVMIRKQAIASVGYFDPTLRSCEDWDYWLRLAAKCAFAVVPKYQIIYRQSTTAMSSKVEVMEKHLLIVHERGFRLASPELQFLKNQSLANIYEFLAHLCLSYIPGNTGAKQAYQKLRQAIILYPLVLLSKRTQVLLTKTGLLLLSPISENILQKIKILRAKKVESINT; the protein is encoded by the coding sequence ATGCCTAAAATATCTATAATTGTTCCTGTGTACAATGGTGAAAAAACTATATTAGCAACAATTGAATCAATTCAGAAACAAACCTTTTTTCATTTTGAGTTGATTGTTATTGATGATGGTTCAACCGACTGTACATTAGAACTGCTCGCACAAATCTGCGAACCACGGATGAAAGTGATTTCCTATGAAAATGGTGGCTTACCTGTAGCCAGAAATCGTGGAATAGCCAATGCAATAGGAGAATTTATTACATTTATTGATGCTGACGATTTGTGGACTTCTGACAAATTAGAGTTGCAGTTAGCTGCTTTACAGCAACATCCAGAAGCTGACGTGGTGTATAGTTGGACGTTATTTTTAAACGAAGCAGGTACATCTTTTCATCAAAGTGAGCCGATTTATTTTCAAGGTAACATTCTACCTCAATTGTTGTTAAAGAATTTTATTGCAAGTGGCTCTAATGTAATGATTCGTAAACAGGCGATCGCATCGGTAGGATACTTCGATCCAACATTACGCTCTTGCGAAGATTGGGATTATTGGCTGCGTTTAGCTGCTAAATGTGCTTTCGCTGTCGTACCTAAATATCAAATTATCTACCGCCAATCTACTACAGCTATGTCATCTAAAGTTGAAGTCATGGAGAAACATCTTTTGATTGTTCACGAGCGTGGATTTCGCCTGGCTTCTCCAGAACTTCAGTTTCTGAAGAATCAGAGTTTAGCTAATATATATGAGTTTTTAGCTCACTTATGCTTGAGTTATATTCCTGGTAATACTGGAGCTAAGCAAGCATATCAAAAACTTCGTCAAGCAATTATTTTATATCCATTAGTATTGCTATCAAAGAGAACGCAAGTACTTTTAACAAAAACTGGTTTATTATTACTTTCTCCAATTTCTGAAAACATTTTGCAGAAGATCAAAATACTTCGAGCTAAAAAAGTTGAGTCCATCAACACATAG
- a CDS encoding glycoside hydrolase family 5 protein, translated as MLITSWSPWRRSKKIWVSFCIGLLIVGILTFSSSPTLGVKEERFIHLTQGINLSHWFSQAPLTHKNFQTRVTAKDIQRIKKLGFRHVRLPIDPDVLLNETQPEKLNQENLKYFDMALDMILAENLGVIVDIHPKPQFKQRLYKDMVFVNTVAKFWKSLAQHLSTTDPELVFLEVLNEPDAKDPKVWYKIQPKLLTAMRAGAPSHTLIASANIRVGKNWSDIEALQLLSPVQDSNVVYNFHFYKPNPFVSQGATWGWDMLRYFRSVPYPSNPASVKSVLPKIKNEAARKHLQIYGKERWDAQKLEELIKRAATWAQKHQVRLTCNEFGVYRRVAPPDDRNVWINDVRSLLEKYNIGWSMWDYNHGFGVMKRVKGELIPDLDTLQALFA; from the coding sequence ATGCTCATTACAAGTTGGTCACCCTGGAGAAGAAGTAAAAAAATTTGGGTTTCTTTTTGTATAGGCTTGTTAATCGTAGGAATATTAACGTTCAGTTCATCACCTACTTTAGGTGTGAAAGAAGAACGCTTTATTCATCTCACCCAAGGTATTAATCTTTCGCATTGGTTTTCCCAAGCTCCCTTAACACATAAAAATTTTCAAACTCGTGTAACTGCTAAAGACATTCAGCGCATCAAAAAACTGGGATTTAGACATGTACGTTTACCGATAGATCCCGACGTTTTATTGAATGAAACTCAGCCCGAAAAACTCAATCAAGAGAATTTAAAATATTTTGACATGGCGTTGGATATGATTTTGGCAGAAAATCTTGGTGTAATTGTAGATATTCATCCAAAACCCCAGTTTAAGCAACGCCTTTATAAGGATATGGTTTTTGTAAATACTGTAGCGAAGTTTTGGAAATCGCTGGCGCAGCATCTGAGTACAACAGATCCAGAACTTGTGTTTCTAGAAGTACTTAATGAACCAGATGCCAAAGATCCCAAAGTTTGGTATAAGATTCAACCCAAACTACTTACCGCAATGCGAGCTGGCGCACCCTCACATACTCTAATTGCTAGTGCTAACATTCGAGTAGGAAAAAATTGGAGTGACATTGAAGCCTTACAACTCCTGTCTCCGGTCCAAGATTCTAATGTAGTATACAACTTTCATTTCTACAAACCAAACCCATTTGTGAGTCAAGGTGCGACTTGGGGATGGGATATGTTGCGATATTTCCGTAGTGTTCCTTATCCTTCAAACCCAGCCTCAGTTAAATCAGTTTTGCCAAAAATCAAAAATGAAGCGGCTAGAAAGCACTTACAAATCTATGGTAAAGAAAGATGGGATGCACAGAAGCTGGAAGAACTTATTAAACGTGCTGCTACTTGGGCGCAGAAACATCAAGTACGCTTAACCTGTAATGAGTTTGGTGTTTATCGCCGAGTTGCCCCTCCAGATGATCGTAATGTATGGATTAATGATGTGCGATCGCTTCTCGAAAAATACAACATTGGTTGGTCTATGTGGGATTACAATCACGGCTTTGGGGTGATGAAGCGAGTTAAAGGGGAGTTGATTCCTGATTTAGATACCTTACAGGCGCTATTTGCATAG
- a CDS encoding glycosyltransferase family 2 protein produces MPPKVSVIIPVYNVEKYITATVSSVLAQTYSDFELLIIDDESLDRSIQICQQFTDSRIKIIHQKNRGLAGARNTGIRYAQGEYLAFLDGDDLWLPEKLEKHVTHLDHSPSVGVSFSCSAFIDEEGQNIGIYQMPKKLQGITPSYIICRNPIGNGSAPVIRKQVFEAIKFFKQQGALVESCYFDPHCRRSEDIECWVRIAIQTSWQFEGISEALTLYRINSHGLSANWVEQFESWQRVIEKIRAFAPELISQWEKPAKAYQLRYLARRAVTLRTPSMAVELINRSVTTYWRILLEEPRRTLLTWIAAYFLLLLPQVFYNQIEAIALKVTEISQKRYLIKQASL; encoded by the coding sequence ATGCCGCCGAAAGTCTCAGTTATTATTCCAGTTTACAATGTTGAAAAGTATATTACTGCTACAGTAAGCTCAGTGCTAGCACAAACTTACTCAGACTTTGAACTCCTAATCATTGATGATGAATCTCTGGATCGGAGTATACAAATTTGCCAGCAGTTTACAGATTCTAGAATTAAGATTATCCATCAAAAAAATCGCGGATTAGCTGGGGCAAGAAATACTGGTATTCGTTATGCACAAGGAGAATATCTTGCTTTTTTAGATGGAGATGACTTGTGGCTTCCAGAAAAGTTAGAAAAACACGTTACCCATTTAGATCATTCTCCTTCGGTTGGAGTTAGCTTCAGTTGCTCTGCCTTTATAGATGAAGAAGGGCAGAATATAGGTATTTATCAAATGCCTAAGAAGCTTCAAGGAATTACGCCATCGTATATTATTTGTCGTAATCCCATCGGAAATGGTTCTGCGCCTGTAATCCGAAAACAAGTGTTTGAAGCAATCAAGTTTTTTAAGCAGCAAGGTGCTCTAGTAGAAAGTTGTTATTTTGATCCTCACTGCCGACGTTCAGAAGATATTGAGTGTTGGGTACGTATTGCAATTCAAACCTCTTGGCAGTTTGAAGGCATTTCAGAAGCTTTGACATTATACAGAATTAATTCCCACGGACTGTCAGCAAATTGGGTAGAACAGTTTGAGTCTTGGCAAAGAGTGATTGAAAAGATACGTGCCTTTGCTCCAGAACTAATTTCTCAGTGGGAAAAACCAGCTAAAGCTTACCAATTACGCTATTTGGCGCGTAGAGCAGTTACACTACGAACACCTTCTATGGCAGTAGAGCTAATAAACCGCTCTGTAACTACCTACTGGCGTATTTTACTTGAGGAGCCACGTCGGACACTGCTGACATGGATAGCTGCTTATTTTCTTTTACTGCTCCCACAAGTTTTTTATAACCAAATAGAAGCTATAGCTTTAAAAGTGACAGAGATTAGCCAGAAGCGTTACTTGATTAAGCAAGCAAGTCTTTAG
- the pssD gene encoding PssD/Cps14F family polysaccharide biosynthesis glycosyltransferase: MKVILVCSTGGHFQAMQSLHPFWRNHQRIWVTFYSENTKTTLDTERVYWAWSPTNRNLVNLVRNFFLAWQILSQETPHLVISTGAGVAVPFLILAKLLGRQTIFIESITRVKQLSLSARLALPFLDTLYVHWPQLQARYPRAKIIDS; the protein is encoded by the coding sequence ATGAAAGTTATACTCGTTTGCTCTACTGGAGGGCATTTTCAGGCAATGCAAAGCTTACATCCTTTTTGGAGAAACCACCAGCGTATCTGGGTTACTTTTTATAGTGAGAATACCAAAACAACTTTAGATACAGAAAGAGTGTATTGGGCTTGGAGCCCTACAAATCGCAATCTCGTAAATTTGGTACGTAACTTCTTCTTAGCTTGGCAAATTCTTTCCCAAGAGACACCGCATTTAGTTATTTCTACAGGTGCAGGAGTAGCAGTACCTTTTTTAATTTTGGCAAAGCTGTTAGGTCGTCAAACAATTTTTATCGAGTCTATTACACGCGTAAAGCAGTTAAGCTTGTCTGCCAGGCTAGCTTTACCATTTCTAGATACTTTATATGTACATTGGCCGCAACTACAAGCACGTTACCCAAGAGCGAAAATAATTGATTCTTGA